The following proteins are encoded in a genomic region of Corylus avellana chromosome ca4, CavTom2PMs-1.0:
- the LOC132179289 gene encoding serine/threonine-protein kinase PEPKR2-like, with amino-acid sequence MEALGKKRKGLEILRLSHNSPKPLTTVWSHLSLNNSRHKKKCKEDEVREVHSSKSVFKGVVTAPPCGSICPNPPGRGLKRKIGCIDAATKMGRKKKIEQDYDLGVIIGQGKFGSVRLCRSKVSGEEFACKTLRKVEKLVYQEVEIMQHLSGHPGVVTLKAVYEDAESFYLVMDFCAGGRLLDQMAREGQFSEHRAANILKQLVLVIKYCHEMGVVHRDIKPENILLTNSGQMKLADFGLAVRLSNGQSLAGVVGSPAYVAPEVLVGDYSEKVDIWSAGVLLHALLLGVLPFPGDSVETIFEAIKTVNLDFESGVWESVSQPAQNLIAHMLTRDVSSRLTADEVLGHPWLLLYTEETLETLTFKSKTRNRVVRLTSHQLTAMPDAESERNKIISSNFLSDDSSLNSSSDSLSRRSEEQECGLVDALAVAISRVRISEPKRSRLCSPSSPIRQECSSKMKVNNLCTAF; translated from the exons ATGGAGGCACttggaaagaaaaggaagggaTTGGAAATTTTGCGGTTAAGTCATAACTCTCCAAAACCATTAACAACAGTTTGGTCTCACCTGTCATTGAATAACTCAAGGCACAAAAAGAAGTGCAAGGAAGATGAAGTTAGAGAAGTTCATTCCAGTAAGAGTGTATTTAAAGGAGTTGTTACTGCCCCACCTTGTGGGAGTATCTGTCCGAACCCACCAGGGAGGGGTCTTAAGAGAAAAATTGGGTGTATTGATGCCGCAACTAAAATGGgtaggaagaagaagatcgaaCAGGATTATGATTTGGGTGTGATAATTGGGCAAGGGAAATTTGGGTCAGTGAGGTTGTGTCGAAGTAAAGTGAGTGGAGAAGAGTTTGCGTGTAAGACTTTGCGCAAGGTGGAGAAGCTTGTATATCAAGAGGTGGAGATAATGCAGCATCTCTCAGGTCATCCTGGTGTTGTAACACTGAAGGCGGTGTATGAAGATGCAGAATCCTTTTATCTTGTGATGGACTTCTGTGCTGGGGGACGGCTGCTTGACCAGATGGCAAGGGAAGGGCAGTTTTCAGAGCATCGAGCTGCTAACATACTCAAGCAACTGGTTTTGGTTATCAAGTATTGCCATGAAATGGGTGTTGTTCACCGTGACATAAAGCCTGAGAACATTCTTCTTACAAATTCAGGACAGATGAAGCTTGCAGACTTTGGCTTAGCTGTGAGGCTGTCTAATG GCCAGAGCCTGGCAGGTGTGGTTGGAAGTCCTGCTTATGTTGCCCCAGAAGTCTTGGTTGGTGATTATTCAGAAAAGGTTGATATCTGGAGTGCTGGTGTCCTCCTTCACGCTCTTTTGCTTGGTGTGCTTCCATTTCCAGGTGATTCCGTGGAGACAATATTTGAGGCTATTAAGACGGTGAACCTTGACTTTGAGAGTGGAGTATGGGAATCAGTCTCTCAACCTGCCCAGAATCTGATTGCCCATATGCTGACTAGGGACGTTTCATCAAGGCTAACCGCTGACGAAGTACTAG GACATCCATGGCTCTTGCTCTATACAGAAGAAACATTGGAGACTCTAACATTCAAGTCGAAAACGAGAAACCGTGTTGTTAGACTGACTTCTCACCAACTGACTGCTATGCCTGATGCGGAGTCAGAGAGAAACAAGATAATTTCCAGCAACTTTCTCAGTGATGACTCCAGCCTAAATTCATCATCTGATAGTTTGAGTAGGAGGTCAGAAGAGCAGGAGTGTGGACTTGTTGATGCTCTTGCAGTGGCAATTTCACGCGTTAGGATATCTGAACCAAAAAGAAGTAGGCTTTGCAGCCCCAGCAGCCCAATAAGACAAGAGTGTTCCTCTAAAATGAAGGTTAATAACCTCTGTACAGCCTTCTGA
- the LOC132179570 gene encoding pentatricopeptide repeat-containing protein At5g09450, mitochondrial isoform X2 produces MTVHLFNCFFSVSICYMISGCQQIELAGKEFQNICYESFKPFYHVPALIHNFKSCCIIDTSLQITEWMVTHEEYELSDSDYAVRIDLMTKVFGIDAAERYFEDLPVSAKTIETCTALLHSYAGAKLIEKAEKLYERMKDSNLPLNALTHNEMMTLYMSVGHVEKVPLVIEELKRQKVVPDIFTYNLWISSCAATLNINEVRRILAEMGHDSVCNEDWVRYINLTNIYVTAGHLVNAESNSLVEADKGTTQRELITYDFLIILYAGLGNKDRIDQIWKCLRMAKQKMSSRNYICILSSYLMLGHLKEVEEVIDQWKQSTTTDFDVSACSRLVDAFADVGLTEKAHSFHILLIQKNCDPASLSK; encoded by the coding sequence ATGACAGTGCATCTGTTTAACTGTTTTTTTTCAGTAAGTATTTGCTACATGATTAGTGGCTGTCAACAGATAGAATTAGCTGGGAAAGAGTTCCAGAACATCTGCTATGAAAGTTTTAAGCCTTTCTACCATGTCCCTGCTttaatacataattttaaatCCTGTTGTATAATTGATACAAGTTTGCAGATAACAGAATGGATGGTTACTCATGAAGAATATGAATTATCAGACTCTGACTATGCTGTCCGCATTGACTTGATGACAAAAGTTTTCGGCATTGATGCTGCAGAACGCTACTTTGAAGACCTACCTGTGTCTgcaaaaacaattgaaacatgCACTGCTCTCCTCCACTCTTATGCTGGGGCAAAATTGATTGAAAAGGCTGAGAAACTTTATGAGAGGATGAAGGACTCAAATCTGCCCTTAAATGCCCTTACACATAATGAGATGATGACTTTATACATGTCAGTCGGGCATGTTGAGAAGGTCCCATTAGTTATCGAAGAACTTAAACGACAGAAGGTTGTACCAGATATCTTCACTTATAATCTATGGATAAGTTCATGTGCTGCAACATTAAACATCAATGAAGTTAGAAGGATTCTAGCGGAAATGGGGCATGATTCAGTTTGTAATGAAGATTGGGTGAGATACATTAACCTCACCAATATATATGTTACTGCAGGTCATCTTGTAAATGCAGAGTCTAACTCTCTAGTTGAAGCTGACAAAGGTACCACACAAAGAGAATTGATAACGTACGATTTCCTTATTATTCTGTATGCTGGTTTAGGAAACAAAGACAGAATTGATCAGATATGGAAATGCTTGAGAATGGCTAAACAAAAAATGTCAAGCAGAAACTATATTTGCATTCTCTCTTCATATCTGATGCTTGGGCATTtgaaagaagtagaagaagtTATTGATCAGTGGAAGCAATCAACCACAACAGATTTTGATGTTTCTGCTTGTAGTAGGCTTGTAGATGCTTTTGCGGATGTTGGATTGACTGAGAAGGCCCACAGTTTTCACATCCTGCTGATTCAGAAGAACTGCGACCCTGCAAGTCTATCAAAATAG
- the LOC132179570 gene encoding pentatricopeptide repeat-containing protein At5g09450, mitochondrial isoform X1 — protein sequence MVSRLLFLTFIRNGSNGGGFINGNSQSLSLFNRTSFLSRFLSSKTQTSEFLEESLNSQENDDLRSRIFRLRLPKRSATNILDRWVGEGNQITISELRQISKELRKSQRYKHALEITEWMVTHEEYELSDSDYAVRIDLMTKVFGIDAAERYFEDLPVSAKTIETCTALLHSYAGAKLIEKAEKLYERMKDSNLPLNALTHNEMMTLYMSVGHVEKVPLVIEELKRQKVVPDIFTYNLWISSCAATLNINEVRRILAEMGHDSVCNEDWVRYINLTNIYVTAGHLVNAESNSLVEADKGTTQRELITYDFLIILYAGLGNKDRIDQIWKCLRMAKQKMSSRNYICILSSYLMLGHLKEVEEVIDQWKQSTTTDFDVSACSRLVDAFADVGLTEKAHSFHILLIQKNCDPASLSK from the exons ATGGTCTCTCGCTTACTATTCCTCACTTTCATAAG AAATGGCAGCAATGGTGGTGGCTTCATTAACGGCAATTCTCAGTCACTCTCGCTCTTCAATAGGACCAGCTTTCTTTCTAGATTTCTCTCTTCGAAAACTCAGACAAGTGAGTTTCTCGAAGAGTCTTTGAATTCTCAGGAAAACGACGACCTCAGAAGCAGAATATTCAGGCTCAGACTCCCCAAGCGGAGCGCCACCAATATTCTTGACAGATGGGTCGGCGAAGGCAATCAGATTACGATCTCCGAGCTCCGTCAAATCTCGAAGGAGCTCAGGAAGTCCCAGCGTTACAAGCACGCTCTCGAG ATAACAGAATGGATGGTTACTCATGAAGAATATGAATTATCAGACTCTGACTATGCTGTCCGCATTGACTTGATGACAAAAGTTTTCGGCATTGATGCTGCAGAACGCTACTTTGAAGACCTACCTGTGTCTgcaaaaacaattgaaacatgCACTGCTCTCCTCCACTCTTATGCTGGGGCAAAATTGATTGAAAAGGCTGAGAAACTTTATGAGAGGATGAAGGACTCAAATCTGCCCTTAAATGCCCTTACACATAATGAGATGATGACTTTATACATGTCAGTCGGGCATGTTGAGAAGGTCCCATTAGTTATCGAAGAACTTAAACGACAGAAGGTTGTACCAGATATCTTCACTTATAATCTATGGATAAGTTCATGTGCTGCAACATTAAACATCAATGAAGTTAGAAGGATTCTAGCGGAAATGGGGCATGATTCAGTTTGTAATGAAGATTGGGTGAGATACATTAACCTCACCAATATATATGTTACTGCAGGTCATCTTGTAAATGCAGAGTCTAACTCTCTAGTTGAAGCTGACAAAGGTACCACACAAAGAGAATTGATAACGTACGATTTCCTTATTATTCTGTATGCTGGTTTAGGAAACAAAGACAGAATTGATCAGATATGGAAATGCTTGAGAATGGCTAAACAAAAAATGTCAAGCAGAAACTATATTTGCATTCTCTCTTCATATCTGATGCTTGGGCATTtgaaagaagtagaagaagtTATTGATCAGTGGAAGCAATCAACCACAACAGATTTTGATGTTTCTGCTTGTAGTAGGCTTGTAGATGCTTTTGCGGATGTTGGATTGACTGAGAAGGCCCACAGTTTTCACATCCTGCTGATTCAGAAGAACTGCGACCCTGCAAGTCTATCAAAATAG
- the LOC132178002 gene encoding uncharacterized protein LOC132178002 has translation MTKAPTVLDRTTGTGAGTSPISDKAHRLKHHHQRSTFSPFSFYSPKLFVYILSTCVLLFILFHIQYSLHTPPSPPTPSWSLTRQWQRVINTSAYCNSSEIKSMADRLRRSVTFLPLKDLRYAQAALQGHTWFMSSMYDSHEEGDVQFQQFPSESSQGRLLCMKGRDKHDGSWNSYALAWPETLPLNATFMKGLTFVSYNHYNYDNIWHGLSAMVPFVAWHKKNGCPMPTRWVLYHWGELRLKMGLWLTTLMEATFDGRPPYIEGFEGVGDDHQPVCFEKSVVMRHNEGGMSREKRMEAYDLMRCKARVYCNVSLEGRLANVNGRGVLVIGITMFMRTGPRSFKNETAVVEIFQRECAKVDGCRLTVAYSNNLSFCEQVKVMSWTDILVSPHGAQLTNMFLMDRNSSVMEFFPKGWLKLAGVGQFVYHWIASWSGMRHQGAWRDPDGDECPFPEDDRRCMSIFKSGKIGCNETYFGEWARNVLNEVKARKVDEASKKNTTTSSGCTCS, from the exons ATGACCAAAGCGCCTACCGTACTAGATAGAACCACCGGCACCGGCGCCGGCACCAGCCCTATCTCCGACAAAGCTCACCGTCTCAAACACCACCACCAGCGCAGTACCTTCTCGCCATTCTCTTTCTACTCCCCGAAACTTTTCGTCTACATCCTCTCCACCTGCGTCCTTCTCTTCATCctcttccacatccaatactCCCTCCACACCCCCCCGTCTCCCCCAACTCCGTCGTGGTCTCTCACGCGCCAATGGCAGCGAGTCATCAACACCTCCGCATACTGCAACAGCAGCGAGATCAAATCCATGGCCGACCGGCTCCGGCGCTCGGTAACGTTTCTCCCGCTGAAAGATTTACGTTACGCGCAAGCCGCTCTTCAGGGCCACACGTGGTTCATGAGCTCCATGTATGATTCCCACGAGGAAGGCGACGTGCAATTCCAGCAATTCCCCTCGGAATCCTCACAGGGAAGGCTTCTGTGCATGAAAGGGCGTGACAAGCACGACGGCTCCTGGAACTCCTACGCGCTGGCGTGGCCGGAAACTTTGCCCCTCAACGCCACCTTCATGAAGGGCCTAACCTTTGTGTCGTACAACCATTATAATTACGACAACATATGGCATGGTTTGTCGGCCATG GTACCCTTTGTGGCCTGGCACAAGAAGAACGGGTGCCCGATGCCAACAAGGTGGGTTTTGTACCACTGGGGTGAGTTGAGGCTGAAGATGGGGCTGTGGCTGACAACTTTAATGGAGGCCACGTTCGACGGCCGGCCGCCGTACATTGAAGGATTTGAAGGGGTTGGCGATGACCATCAGCCAGTTTGCTTTGAGAAGTCGGTGGTGATGAGGCACAATGAGGGAGGGATGTCAAGGGAGAAGAGGATGGAGGCGTACGATTTAATGAGGTGCAAGGCTAGGGTGTACTGTAACGTGAGCTTGGAAGGTAGGCTTGCCAACGTCAATGGCCGGGGAGTGCTGGTGATTGGGATCACCATGTTTATGCGGACGGGGCCGAGATCATTCAAGAATGAGACAGCAGTCGTTGAGATCTTTCAGAGGGAGTGTGCTAAGGTGGACGGTTGCCGGTTGACGGTGGCTTACTCCAATAATCTCAGCTTCTGTGAGCAG GTGAAGGTGATGAGCTGGACAGACATTCTAGTATCCCCGCATGGTGCCCAGTTGACCAACATGTTCTTGATGGACAGAAACAGCAGTGTGATGGAGTTCTTTCCCAAAGGCTGGCTAAAGCTCGCCGGCGTCGGCCAGTTTGTGTATCACTGGATAGCTAGCTGGTCCGGGATGAGGCATCAAGGTGCATGGCGAGATCCCGACGGCGATGAATGCCCCTTCCCGGAAGATGACCGCCGGTGCATGTCTATTTTCAAGAGCGGCAAAATTGGATGCAACGAGACATATTTTGGTGAGTGGGCTAGAAATGTTTTGAATGAGGTGAAGGCAAGAAAAGTGGACGAAGCTTCAAAGAAGAACACCACTACTTCTAGTGGGTGTACTTGTAGCTGA